One region of Bacillus zhangzhouensis genomic DNA includes:
- the tsaD gene encoding tRNA (adenosine(37)-N6)-threonylcarbamoyltransferase complex transferase subunit TsaD, with protein sequence MSEQTDRFILGIETSCDETAASIVKNGKEIVANVVASQIDSHKRFGGVVPEIASRHHVEQVTIVLEEVMAQAGMSFKDLDAIAVTEGPGLVGALLIGVNAAKALSFAHQIPLVGVHHIAGHIYANQLVDELEFPCLALVVSGGHTELVLMKEHGSFEVIGETLDDAAGEAYDKVARTMGLPYPGGPHIDRLAHEGEPAIKLPRAWLEEGSYHFSFSGLKSAVINTLHNASQKGETIAPENLAASFQASVIEVLVGKTLKAAEAYGVKQVVLAGGVAANKGLREALTSAFTKLPGVKVIIPPLSLCTDNAAMIAAAGTIAFEKGIRGDMAMNGQPGLPLVSYE encoded by the coding sequence ATGAGTGAACAAACAGATCGATTCATATTAGGTATAGAAACAAGCTGCGATGAAACAGCTGCGTCCATTGTGAAAAATGGAAAGGAAATCGTGGCGAATGTGGTGGCTTCGCAAATAGACAGTCATAAACGATTTGGCGGTGTTGTACCCGAAATTGCTTCAAGGCATCACGTGGAGCAGGTCACCATCGTATTAGAAGAAGTGATGGCACAGGCGGGTATGAGCTTTAAGGATTTAGATGCGATTGCTGTCACAGAAGGACCTGGCCTCGTCGGTGCGCTGCTGATTGGTGTCAATGCAGCAAAGGCACTGAGCTTTGCCCATCAAATTCCGCTTGTTGGTGTTCATCATATTGCAGGGCATATTTATGCAAACCAGCTTGTTGATGAATTGGAGTTTCCATGTTTAGCTCTTGTGGTCTCTGGAGGACATACTGAGCTTGTTTTAATGAAGGAGCACGGATCTTTTGAAGTCATCGGAGAAACTTTAGATGATGCGGCCGGAGAAGCTTACGATAAAGTGGCCCGGACGATGGGTCTCCCGTACCCAGGCGGACCTCACATTGACCGGTTAGCGCATGAAGGAGAGCCGGCAATTAAGCTTCCTCGTGCTTGGCTTGAAGAAGGTTCCTATCACTTTAGTTTCAGTGGTTTAAAATCAGCTGTGATCAACACCTTACACAATGCGTCACAAAAGGGAGAAACGATTGCCCCAGAGAATTTGGCCGCAAGTTTTCAAGCAAGCGTCATTGAGGTACTTGTTGGGAAAACATTGAAAGCAGCTGAAGCCTATGGTGTGAAGCAGGTCGTTCTAGCTGGAGGAGTCGCTGCCAATAAAGGTCTAAGAGAAGCTTTAACATCAGCATTCACGAAGCTGCCAGGCGTAAAGGTCATTATTCCGCCATTATCTCTATGCACAGACAATGCTGCCATGATCGCTGCTGCTGGAACCATTGCGTTTGAAAAAGGAATAAGAGGCGATATGGCGATGAATGGCCAGCCTGGGTTACCACTAGTCTCATATGAATGA
- a CDS encoding IS3 family transposase — MVEKLRKNYTVTSVLSILQIARSTYYRWVSEGIREKSQVEKAVISLCTETSFRYGHRKIRKLLQRQYDIKRNRNTVQRIMQKHHLQCRVKRKRKWKSQGESVIIAPNRLNRNFTAIHPNLKWVTDITYIQYGPRTLYLSTMMDLYNNEVVAYTLDDHQQTSLILDTLRAALEKRNSPKGVLVHSDQGSVYSSYAYQKELGVRNLTSSMSRRGNCWDNVVIESFHSSLKSEEFMFTKFNSISEKDVRQRIDHYIKYYNEERIQGKLGYHAPKTFSSMSA, encoded by the coding sequence TTGGTCGAGAAATTACGGAAGAACTATACAGTAACATCTGTCCTAAGTATTTTGCAGATCGCCAGATCGACCTATTATCGCTGGGTATCCGAAGGAATACGTGAAAAATCACAAGTGGAGAAGGCTGTTATTTCCTTATGTACCGAAACGTCGTTCCGGTACGGCCACCGTAAGATCCGAAAGCTACTTCAGCGCCAATATGATATCAAACGAAACCGAAATACTGTACAGCGCATCATGCAAAAACACCATCTTCAATGTCGTGTGAAGCGTAAAAGGAAATGGAAATCACAAGGGGAATCTGTCATCATTGCCCCAAATAGATTAAATCGGAACTTCACCGCAATACACCCGAATTTAAAATGGGTAACCGATATTACTTATATTCAGTATGGACCGAGAACGCTCTACCTTTCGACCATGATGGATTTATACAACAACGAAGTTGTTGCCTATACCCTAGATGATCACCAACAGACATCACTCATATTGGACACATTGAGGGCAGCTTTAGAGAAAAGGAATTCACCTAAAGGTGTACTTGTGCATTCAGATCAAGGAAGTGTATACAGTTCGTATGCATATCAAAAGGAGCTAGGGGTAAGGAACCTCACAAGCAGTATGTCTAGACGAGGCAACTGTTGGGATAACGTAGTGATTGAATCATTCCATTCTAGCTTAAAATCAGAGGAATTTATGTTTACAAAGTTCAATTCTATATCAGAAAAAGATGTCAGACAACGAATCGACCATTACATCAAGTATTATAATGAAGAGCGTATTCAAGGAAAATTAGGCTACCACGCACCAAAAACATTTAGTAGCATGTCAGCCTAA
- a CDS encoding ABC-F family ATP-binding cassette domain-containing protein codes for MMILQVNQLSKSFGADTVLTNIKLEVKARDRIAIVGRNGAGKSTLLKIIAGQMSYDQGEIIKPKDLSIGYLAQHTDVTSTRTLKDELLSVFDHLKEMEQEMRTIEEKMASSTGSELDALMKTYDRLQQEFKDQGGYQYEADVRSILHGLGFSHFEDETTVQSLSGGQKTRLALGKLLLIKPELLILDEPTNHLDIDTLSWLEQYLQNYTGAILIVSHDRYFLDKVVNHVYEVSRTSMKKFAGNYSKYLELKAEQLERDMKLYEKQQEEISKLQDFVDRNLARASTTKRAQSRRKQLERMDRLDKPLGDEKSASFHFDMTRQSGNDVLKVHDLDIRYDEKTPLLSSLSFQIKREDSVALIGPNGIGKSTLLKTLTNTLTPVKGDITFGSHVTIGYYDQEQAKLTSSKKVLNELWDDYPHMNEKEIRTCLGNFLFSGDDVLKPVQALSGGEKARLSLAKLMLQKANFLILDEPTNHLDLDSKEILENALIDYPGTILFVSHDRYFINRLATKVFELSPTETKEYLGNYDYYLEKKNEQLELETLQENEPLKKQATQPAEKAKLSYAEEKELKKKERQKQRRIEEIEERIAVIEDKLGENEQLLCDPDIFQDHEKVQAIQTENDTLNQELESLFAEWEELSES; via the coding sequence ATGATGATTCTACAAGTGAATCAGCTGTCCAAATCGTTTGGCGCTGATACCGTTTTAACGAATATAAAATTGGAAGTCAAAGCAAGGGATCGAATTGCCATTGTAGGTCGTAACGGCGCAGGTAAATCCACACTTTTGAAAATCATTGCCGGTCAAATGTCTTACGATCAAGGTGAGATCATTAAACCAAAAGACCTATCGATCGGCTATTTAGCACAGCATACCGATGTAACGTCTACACGAACATTAAAAGACGAATTATTATCGGTTTTTGATCATTTAAAAGAGATGGAACAAGAGATGAGAACCATTGAGGAGAAAATGGCTTCTTCCACAGGTTCTGAGCTGGATGCCCTTATGAAAACCTATGACAGGCTGCAGCAGGAATTTAAAGATCAAGGCGGCTATCAATATGAAGCAGATGTCCGCTCCATTCTTCATGGACTCGGCTTTAGTCATTTTGAAGATGAGACAACCGTCCAATCCTTAAGCGGCGGCCAGAAAACCCGTCTAGCGCTTGGAAAGCTCTTGTTAATAAAACCAGAACTCTTAATTCTGGATGAACCGACCAACCATTTAGATATTGATACCTTATCATGGCTGGAACAGTATTTGCAAAATTATACAGGCGCAATTCTCATCGTTTCCCATGATCGCTATTTCTTAGACAAAGTCGTAAACCATGTCTATGAAGTCTCAAGAACTTCGATGAAAAAGTTTGCAGGGAACTATAGTAAGTATCTTGAGCTGAAAGCAGAGCAGCTAGAGCGGGATATGAAACTATACGAAAAGCAGCAAGAAGAGATCTCAAAGCTCCAAGATTTCGTGGATCGCAACCTGGCAAGAGCCTCCACCACAAAGCGCGCTCAAAGCAGACGCAAGCAGCTCGAACGGATGGATCGTTTAGATAAGCCTTTAGGTGACGAAAAATCCGCAAGCTTTCATTTTGATATGACGAGACAAAGCGGCAATGATGTGCTGAAGGTGCATGATCTCGATATTCGTTATGATGAAAAAACACCGCTCCTATCCTCTCTTTCTTTTCAGATTAAACGCGAGGATAGTGTGGCACTCATCGGTCCTAACGGGATCGGGAAATCAACCCTTTTAAAAACGTTAACGAACACATTAACACCAGTAAAAGGCGACATCACTTTTGGCTCTCATGTCACGATCGGCTACTATGACCAAGAACAAGCCAAACTGACATCCTCGAAAAAAGTGCTAAACGAGCTTTGGGATGACTATCCCCATATGAATGAGAAAGAAATTCGGACATGTTTAGGAAACTTCCTCTTTTCCGGTGATGACGTCTTAAAGCCTGTCCAGGCATTAAGTGGTGGAGAAAAAGCACGTCTTTCGCTTGCAAAGCTGATGCTGCAAAAAGCCAATTTCCTTATTCTCGATGAGCCTACAAACCATCTGGACTTAGATAGTAAGGAAATTTTAGAGAATGCACTGATCGATTATCCAGGAACCATCTTATTTGTTTCGCATGATCGTTATTTTATCAATCGTCTAGCAACGAAAGTATTCGAGCTGTCTCCTACAGAAACAAAAGAATATCTCGGTAATTATGACTACTACCTTGAAAAGAAAAATGAACAATTAGAGCTGGAGACACTTCAAGAAAATGAACCGCTTAAAAAACAAGCTACACAGCCAGCAGAAAAGGCAAAGCTTTCTTATGCGGAAGAAAAAGAACTGAAAAAGAAAGAAAGACAAAAACAGCGCAGGATTGAAGAAATTGAAGAACGGATTGCTGTCATTGAAGACAAGCTCGGTGAAAATGAACAGCTTCTATGTGATCCTGATATTTTTCAAGATCACGAGAAAGTTCAAGCCATTCAAACAGAAAATGATACGCTCAATCAAGAGTTGGAATCACTTTTTGCAGAATGGGAAGAGCTGTCAGAATCTTAA
- the moaC gene encoding cyclic pyranopterin monophosphate synthase MoaC, with protein sequence MSQFSHFNEQGRAKMVDISDKSSTVRTAVAASSVRMVKEVYHKIQQREIGKGDVLSVAQVAGIMAAKQTSTIIPMCHPLALKGVDISFDWEEDGNAHILNIQVQVKTKGSTGVEMEALTSASVCALTVYDMCKAIDKGMIIGPTYLIEKTGGKNGDFHRASDI encoded by the coding sequence ATGAGTCAATTTAGCCACTTTAACGAACAGGGAAGGGCAAAGATGGTCGACATTAGTGATAAATCGTCTACAGTGAGAACCGCCGTTGCGGCTTCAAGTGTTCGTATGGTAAAAGAAGTGTATCATAAAATACAACAGCGTGAAATTGGAAAAGGAGATGTGTTGTCTGTTGCACAGGTTGCTGGCATTATGGCAGCAAAGCAAACATCTACCATCATTCCAATGTGTCATCCGCTTGCACTAAAAGGCGTGGATATCTCCTTTGATTGGGAGGAAGACGGAAATGCGCACATCTTGAACATACAAGTACAGGTAAAAACAAAAGGAAGTACGGGTGTGGAGATGGAAGCGCTCACTTCTGCTTCAGTATGTGCACTGACCGTTTACGACATGTGCAAAGCCATTGATAAAGGCATGATCATCGGTCCTACCTATCTAATTGAAAAGACAGGCGGGAAAAACGGTGATTTTCACAGAGCATCTGATATTTAA
- a CDS encoding redox-sensing transcriptional repressor Rex codes for MNIDQSKIPQATAKRLPLYYRFLKNLHASGKQRVSSAELSDAVKVDSATIRRDFSYFGALGKKGYGYNVDYLLTFFRKTLDQDEMTNVMLIGVGNLGTAFLHYNFIKNNNTKISMAFDVNESKIGSEIGGVPVYDLDKLEEHVQEVGDIPVAILTVPAVAAQSITDRLIALGIKGILNFTPARLNVPEHIRIHHIDLAVELQSLVYFLKHYSVSQED; via the coding sequence ATGAATATAGATCAGTCAAAAATTCCACAAGCGACAGCCAAACGTTTGCCGCTATACTACCGTTTTTTAAAAAATCTTCATGCATCAGGAAAACAAAGGGTGTCATCAGCAGAGCTTAGTGATGCAGTCAAAGTGGATTCTGCCACCATTCGCCGAGATTTTTCGTACTTTGGTGCACTTGGGAAGAAAGGGTATGGCTATAATGTCGATTATCTCTTGACCTTCTTCAGAAAGACCCTTGACCAAGATGAAATGACCAATGTCATGCTCATCGGTGTGGGGAATTTAGGGACTGCTTTTTTACACTATAATTTTATCAAAAATAATAATACAAAAATTTCAATGGCTTTTGACGTCAATGAGAGTAAAATAGGAAGTGAGATAGGCGGCGTGCCTGTCTATGATTTGGATAAGCTTGAAGAACATGTTCAAGAGGTAGGAGATATCCCTGTTGCGATTTTGACAGTACCTGCCGTAGCAGCTCAATCCATTACAGACCGTTTGATTGCCCTTGGCATCAAAGGAATCCTTAACTTTACGCCGGCTCGATTGAATGTGCCGGAACACATTCGAATTCATCATATAGATTTAGCGGTTGAACTTCAGTCTCTTGTGTATTTCTTAAAGCATTACTCTGTTTCGCAGGAGGACTGA
- a CDS encoding twin-arginine translocase TatA/TatE family subunit, protein MGPIGPGSLILIAIVALIIFGPKKLPELGRAAGDTLREFKNATKGLADDQEEKKKKEDQ, encoded by the coding sequence ATGGGTCCGATCGGTCCTGGGAGTTTGATTCTGATTGCGATTGTAGCGCTCATTATTTTTGGGCCGAAAAAGCTTCCTGAATTAGGAAGAGCAGCAGGAGATACATTACGTGAATTCAAAAATGCCACAAAAGGTTTAGCTGATGATCAGGAAGAAAAAAAGAAAAAAGAAGATCAGTAG
- the tatC gene encoding twin-arginine translocase subunit TatC encodes MSFMNVKDMPLMEHIVELRKRLVIIAMFFVAFMVAGFFLAKPVIVYLQNTDEAATITLNAFKLTDPLYVFMQFAFVIALVLTCPVILYQLWAFVSPGLYEKERKVTLAYIPIALLLFLSGVAFSYFILFPFVVDFMMRMSNDLNVEQVIGIHEYFTFLMQLTLPFGFLFQMPVVLMFLTRLGIITPMFLSNIRKYAYFVLLVIAALITPPELVSHLMVTLPMLVLYEVSIIISRVTYRKMQQTEEKEKHYVS; translated from the coding sequence ATGAGCTTCATGAATGTCAAAGATATGCCGCTTATGGAGCATATTGTGGAACTGCGAAAACGCTTAGTGATCATTGCGATGTTTTTTGTCGCCTTTATGGTGGCTGGTTTTTTTCTCGCTAAGCCGGTCATTGTGTATTTACAAAATACGGATGAAGCGGCAACAATCACACTGAACGCATTTAAGCTTACAGATCCACTGTACGTGTTTATGCAGTTCGCATTTGTCATTGCTTTGGTTTTGACGTGTCCCGTTATTTTATATCAGCTATGGGCGTTTGTGAGTCCTGGCTTATATGAAAAAGAAAGAAAGGTGACACTTGCTTACATTCCGATTGCACTGCTTTTATTTTTGAGCGGTGTGGCTTTCTCTTATTTTATTTTGTTTCCGTTTGTCGTTGATTTTATGATGCGAATGTCGAATGATTTAAATGTAGAGCAAGTCATTGGGATTCATGAGTATTTTACATTTCTGATGCAGTTAACACTTCCATTTGGCTTTTTGTTTCAGATGCCCGTCGTGTTGATGTTTCTCACAAGACTTGGCATCATCACACCGATGTTTTTATCAAACATACGGAAGTATGCCTATTTTGTCCTCCTTGTCATTGCCGCACTCATTACACCGCCAGAGCTTGTTTCTCACCTCATGGTCACCTTGCCAATGCTCGTTTTATATGAAGTGAGCATTATCATTTCAAGAGTGACCTACCGCAAAATGCAGCAAACAGAGGAGAAAGAAAAACATTATGTCTCATAA
- a CDS encoding YdiK family protein yields MRNPVVWGIIYFAVGVAFTYMAIQNPGDMWSFYSILLMVFAAYNINIAFKMFAFSVKLKKQQQK; encoded by the coding sequence ATGAGAAACCCAGTCGTATGGGGCATCATTTATTTTGCCGTAGGTGTCGCTTTCACCTATATGGCCATTCAAAACCCAGGTGACATGTGGTCATTTTACAGCATTTTGCTAATGGTGTTTGCGGCCTATAATATCAATATCGCGTTTAAAATGTTTGCCTTCTCTGTCAAACTCAAAAAACAGCAGCAAAAATAA
- a CDS encoding CPBP family intramembrane metalloprotease: MKKQYWYIILTYILVQVSAIPYVLIMKWLGFIQTPMSQTELSKLSGTWTIISFCIGLFIILLILRTVPKTSLRNEAPVSISSAIVWIIVGFFLSLFAQWIAGNIEQYAFGIGRESENTQAILSIMDAVPWLVIVIALIGPILEEIIFRKIIFGVVYEKTNFFIGALVSSVVFAAVHNDFPHILLYTAMGFTFAFLYAKTKRIIVPIGAHMLMNSFVVLVQIEPVKKMIEEQSQTMQMIIGGFFS; this comes from the coding sequence TTGAAAAAACAATATTGGTACATCATCTTAACGTATATATTGGTGCAGGTGTCTGCGATTCCTTATGTGCTCATAATGAAATGGCTGGGATTCATTCAAACACCGATGTCTCAAACAGAGCTTTCAAAATTATCAGGAACTTGGACAATCATCAGCTTCTGTATCGGATTGTTCATTATTTTGCTCATCCTTCGTACCGTCCCAAAAACTTCACTGCGAAATGAAGCGCCAGTTTCCATCAGCTCTGCCATCGTTTGGATCATTGTCGGTTTCTTCCTTTCCCTCTTTGCACAATGGATTGCAGGCAACATTGAACAATATGCATTCGGCATTGGCCGTGAATCAGAAAATACTCAAGCCATTTTATCCATTATGGATGCCGTTCCTTGGCTAGTGATTGTCATCGCCCTAATTGGACCGATATTAGAGGAAATCATTTTTCGAAAAATCATCTTCGGTGTGGTTTATGAAAAAACAAATTTTTTCATTGGAGCACTTGTCAGTTCAGTGGTTTTCGCTGCTGTACACAATGATTTTCCCCATATCTTGCTCTATACCGCCATGGGCTTCACCTTTGCCTTTTTATATGCGAAAACAAAACGAATCATTGTTCCAATCGGTGCTCATATGCTAATGAATTCGTTCGTCGTCCTTGTACAGATTGAGCCAGTGAAAAAAATGATTGAAGAACAATCTCAAACAATGCAAATGATTATTGGAGGCTTTTTCTCATGA
- the groES gene encoding co-chaperone GroES, with protein sequence MLKPLGDRVIIELVESEEKTASGIVLPDSAKEKPQEGKIVAAGSGRVLESGERVALEVSTGDRIIFSKYAGTEVKYEGKEYLILRESDILAVIG encoded by the coding sequence ATGTTAAAGCCATTAGGCGATCGCGTAATCATTGAACTCGTTGAATCTGAGGAAAAAACCGCTAGCGGTATTGTTTTACCTGATTCTGCAAAAGAAAAACCGCAAGAAGGTAAAATTGTTGCAGCAGGTTCAGGGCGTGTACTTGAAAGTGGTGAGCGCGTTGCGTTAGAAGTAAGCACAGGCGACCGCATTATCTTCTCAAAATATGCAGGCACTGAAGTGAAATATGAAGGCAAAGAATATTTAATCCTTCGTGAGAGCGACATTTTAGCTGTTATTGGTTAA
- the groL gene encoding chaperonin GroEL (60 kDa chaperone family; promotes refolding of misfolded polypeptides especially under stressful conditions; forms two stacked rings of heptamers to form a barrel-shaped 14mer; ends can be capped by GroES; misfolded proteins enter the barrel where they are refolded when GroES binds), translating into MAKDIKFSEEARRAMLRGVDALADAVKVTLGPKGRNVVLEKKFGSPLITNDGVTIAKEIELEDAFENMGAKLVAEVASKTNDVAGDGTTTATVLAQAMIREGLKNVTAGANPVGVRKGIEEAVKVALEGLHEISKPIEGKESIAQVASISAADEEVGSLIAEAMERVGNDGVITIEESKGFTTELEVVEGMQFDRGYASPYMVTDSDKMEAVLENPYILITDKKITNIQEILPVLEQVVQQGKPLLIIAEDVEGEALATLVVNKLRGTFNAVAVKAPGFGDRRKAMLEDISVLTGGELITEDLGLDLKSTEIGQLGRASKVVVTKENTTIVEGSGDSAQIAARVNQIRAQVEETTSEFDKEKLQERLAKLAGGVAVIKVGAATETELKERKLRIEDALNSTRAAVEEGIVSGGGTALVNVYNKVASIEADGDVQTGVNIVLRSLEEPIRQIAHNAGLEGSVIVERLKNEEIGVGFNAATNEWVNMIEKGIVDPTKVTRSALQNAASVAAMLLTTEAVVADKPEEGGSGGGMPDMGGMGGMGGMM; encoded by the coding sequence ATGGCAAAAGATATTAAGTTCAGTGAAGAAGCACGTCGCGCGATGTTACGTGGTGTAGATGCACTTGCAGATGCTGTAAAAGTAACTTTAGGACCTAAAGGACGTAACGTGGTTCTTGAGAAAAAATTCGGTTCCCCACTGATCACAAATGATGGTGTAACAATCGCAAAAGAAATCGAATTAGAAGATGCATTTGAAAACATGGGTGCAAAACTCGTGGCTGAAGTTGCAAGCAAAACAAACGATGTTGCTGGTGACGGTACTACTACTGCAACAGTTTTAGCTCAGGCGATGATCCGTGAAGGTCTGAAAAACGTAACAGCTGGTGCAAACCCTGTTGGCGTTCGCAAAGGGATCGAAGAAGCAGTGAAAGTAGCACTTGAAGGCTTGCATGAGATTTCTAAACCAATCGAAGGCAAAGAATCAATTGCTCAAGTGGCATCTATTTCTGCAGCAGATGAAGAAGTGGGAAGCCTAATCGCTGAAGCAATGGAGCGTGTAGGTAACGACGGCGTGATCACAATCGAAGAATCTAAAGGGTTCACAACTGAGCTTGAAGTGGTTGAAGGAATGCAGTTTGACCGCGGATACGCTTCACCATACATGGTGACTGATTCTGATAAAATGGAAGCGGTTCTTGAAAATCCTTACATCTTAATCACTGATAAAAAGATCACAAACATTCAAGAAATCCTTCCTGTACTTGAACAAGTGGTACAACAAGGTAAACCATTGTTAATCATTGCTGAAGATGTAGAAGGCGAAGCACTTGCAACACTTGTTGTGAACAAACTTCGTGGAACATTCAACGCGGTGGCAGTAAAAGCACCTGGATTCGGTGATCGTCGTAAAGCAATGCTTGAAGACATCTCTGTTCTAACTGGTGGAGAACTAATCACAGAAGACCTAGGACTTGACCTGAAATCAACTGAAATCGGTCAGCTTGGCCGCGCATCTAAAGTGGTTGTGACCAAAGAAAACACAACCATTGTAGAAGGCTCAGGAGATTCTGCTCAAATCGCAGCACGTGTGAACCAAATTCGTGCGCAAGTAGAAGAAACTACTTCTGAATTTGATAAAGAAAAATTACAAGAACGTCTTGCAAAATTAGCTGGCGGCGTCGCTGTTATCAAAGTTGGTGCTGCAACTGAAACAGAACTAAAAGAGCGCAAACTACGCATCGAGGATGCACTGAACTCAACTCGTGCAGCAGTTGAAGAAGGTATCGTATCTGGTGGTGGTACAGCACTTGTGAATGTATACAACAAAGTCGCTTCAATCGAAGCTGATGGTGACGTTCAAACAGGTGTAAACATCGTTCTACGTTCTCTTGAAGAGCCAATCCGTCAAATCGCTCACAACGCAGGTCTTGAAGGATCCGTTATCGTTGAGCGTTTGAAAAACGAAGAAATTGGCGTAGGCTTCAACGCAGCTACAAACGAATGGGTAAACATGATCGAAAAAGGAATCGTTGACCCAACAAAAGTAACTCGCTCTGCACTTCAAAACGCAGCTTCTGTAGCAGCAATGCTTCTAACAACTGAAGCAGTCGTTGCTGACAAACCAGAAGAAGGCGGCTCAGGCGGCGGAATGCCAGATATGGGCGGCATGGGCGGCATGGGCGGAATGATGTAA
- a CDS encoding DUF4064 domain-containing protein, whose amino-acid sequence MKRTTEFVLGLIGGIFGFFGAMFALAFGGIDAAFSDSGTSEITGLGWAAMLFSILAIVSSVIVKKKAKLGGILLLVSAVGGIISISMFFILPAVLIIIAGCMGVFRKEPVVNNTTA is encoded by the coding sequence ATGAAAAGAACGACGGAATTTGTTTTAGGTTTAATTGGAGGTATTTTTGGATTTTTCGGTGCAATGTTCGCTCTTGCTTTCGGAGGAATCGATGCAGCATTTAGCGATTCAGGCACCAGTGAAATTACAGGATTAGGCTGGGCAGCAATGCTTTTCTCTATTCTTGCCATTGTCTCATCTGTCATTGTAAAGAAAAAAGCAAAGCTTGGTGGCATTTTATTATTAGTATCTGCTGTTGGTGGCATTATTTCTATTTCTATGTTCTTCATCCTTCCAGCTGTATTAATCATCATTGCAGGCTGCATGGGCGTGTTTAGAAAAGAGCCTGTCGTCAATAACACAACTGCATAA
- a CDS encoding septal ring lytic transglycosylase RlpA family protein yields MNKKLITTIVTVASLFLAFSFSHGASAKKVSGNITWYNGVGKKGADGKKLGHWDAATKMGFDVPKKGTKLRVTTKAKPHKVITVYKYDVGRMPNAVLDVSPKAFKALGYKTSKGVVKGHYTY; encoded by the coding sequence ATGAATAAAAAGCTTATCACGACAATCGTAACAGTAGCTAGTTTATTTTTAGCATTCAGTTTCTCACATGGAGCAAGTGCAAAAAAAGTAAGCGGCAATATTACTTGGTATAATGGTGTCGGTAAAAAAGGCGCAGATGGAAAAAAACTCGGTCATTGGGATGCAGCAACTAAAATGGGCTTTGACGTACCGAAAAAAGGTACAAAACTAAGAGTGACAACAAAAGCGAAACCACATAAAGTGATTACAGTATATAAATATGATGTAGGCAGAATGCCAAACGCTGTATTAGACGTAAGTCCAAAAGCGTTCAAAGCACTTGGGTATAAAACAAGTAAAGGTGTCGTAAAAGGGCATTACACTTATTAA
- a CDS encoding carboxymuconolactone decarboxylase family protein, with translation MNEEKDTCQIKQETAAGNMEKLSILENESIRSNIEQLTIELSEQKEFNHFILDEQQKAISTLSSLITKGNCDEDLKIHFEQALHTGLSVIEIMEIIKHCTKVAGFPHSISALFIFQNLLDENK, from the coding sequence TTGAATGAAGAAAAAGACACTTGCCAAATCAAACAAGAAACAGCGGCAGGTAACATGGAAAAGCTTTCAATTCTTGAGAACGAAAGCATTCGGTCAAACATTGAACAACTAACCATTGAACTCAGTGAACAAAAAGAATTCAACCACTTCATATTAGATGAACAACAAAAGGCCATCAGCACATTATCTTCCCTCATCACAAAAGGCAATTGTGATGAAGACTTAAAGATTCACTTTGAACAAGCATTACATACAGGGCTTTCTGTCATAGAGATTATGGAAATTATTAAACACTGTACAAAGGTTGCTGGATTCCCGCACTCCATTAGTGCCCTGTTTATCTTTCAAAACTTATTAGATGAAAACAAATAA